A stretch of DNA from Cellulomonas xiejunii:
GAGCACGCGGCCGCGATCCCCCGGACCACGTCGGCGATGCGCTCCGGCACGACCTTCCCGCACGCGATGTAGTCGGTCATGAACAGGGGACGCGCCCCCACGACGACGATGTCGTCGACGACCATCCCGACCAGGTCGAAGCCGATGGTGTCGTGGACGTCCAGCGCCTGCGCGATCGCCACCTTGGTGCCCACGCCGTCCGTCGACGTCGCGAGCAGGGGACGCCGGTAGCGCGTGAGCGCCGACGCGTCGTAGAGGCCGGCGAAGCCGCCGACCCCGCCGAGGACCAGGGGTCCGTGCGTGGCCCGTACGGCGTCCTTCATCAGCTCGACGGCCCGGTCACCGGCTTCGGTGTCGACACCCGCGGACGCGTAGGTGACGGGCTGCGGGGCGCTCACGGGCGCTCCAGCGCGGACGCGCCACCGGTCGCCGGGACGATGCTGAGCAGGCCGTCCTCCGGTTGCCCGAGCGGCAGCTCGTTCTGCTCCAGCAGGTGCTTGCCCAGCTGCTCGGACGGCGGCAGCTCGATCGGGTAGCGGCCGCTGAAGCACGCGGTGCACAGCTGCGACGCAGGCTGCTCGGTGGCGGTGATCATGCCCTCCTCGGACAGGTAGCCCAGCGAGTCGGCGCCCAGCGAACGGGCGATCTCCTCGACACCCAGGCCGTTGGCGATGAGCTCGGCGCGCGACGCGAAGTCGATGCCGTAGAAGCACGGCCACTTCACGGGTGGCGCGGTGATGCGGATGTGGACCTCGGCTGCGCCGGACTCGCGCAGCATGCGGACGAGCGCGCGCTGCGTGTTGCCGCGGACGATCGTGTCGTCGACGACGACGAGCCGCTTGCCGCGGATCACGTCCTTGAGCGGGTTCAGCTTGAGCCGGATGCCCAGCTGGCGCAGCGTCTGGGACGGCTGGATGAACGTGCGCCCCACGTACGCGTTCTTCGTCAGCCCCTGCCCGAACGGGATGCCCGACTTCGCGGCGTAGCCGACGGCCGCGGGGGTGCCGGACTCCGGGACGGGGATGACGAGGTCCGCCTCGACGGGGTGCTCGACGGCCAGCCGACGGCCCATCTCGACGCGGGCGGCATGCACCGACCGGCCGTTGATGGTGGTGTCCGGCCGTGCGAGGTAGACGTACTCGAACACGCAACCCGCGCGGTCGATCGGCGCGAAGCGCGTCGAGCGCAGCCCGTCGGAGTCGATCGCGATGAACTCGCCGGGCTCGACCTCACGCACGTACGACGCACCCACGATGTCCAGCGCCGACGTCTCGGAGGCGACCACCCAGCCGCGTTCGAGGCGACCGAGCACCAGGGGCCGCACGCCCTGCGGGTCACGCGCCGCGTACAGCGTGCGCTCGTCCATGAAGACCAGGCAGAAGGCACCGCGCAGGCGCGGCAGCACCTCGAGCGCCGTCGCCTCCAGGGTGTGGTCCGGGTCCCCGGCGAGCAGCGCCGTGATGAGCGCGGTGTCCGTGGTGTTGCCGCGCGCGAGCTCGCCCCGGCGCTGGCTGCCGTACCGCTCGGCGACGAGGTCGACGAGCTCGGCGGAGTTGGTCAGGTTGCCGTTGTGCCCGAGGGCCACGGTGCCGGCGGCCGTCGGGCCGAGCGTCGGCTGCGCGTTCTCCCACGTCGACCCGCCGGTCGTCGAGTAACGCGTGTGGCCGATGGCGATGTGCCCCTGCAGGGCGCTCAGCGCCGTCTCGTCGAAGACCTGGGAGACCAGCCCCATGTCCTTGTAGACGAGCAGCTGTGAGCCGTTCGACGTCGCGATGCCCGCGGACTCCTGCCCGCGGTGCTGCAACGCGTAGAGGCCGAAGTAGGTGAGCTTCGCCACCTCTTCGCCGGGAGCCCAGACGCCGAAGACGCCGCAGGCATCCTGCGGGCCTTTCTCGCCGGGTAGAAGGTCGTGGTTGAGACGTCCGTCTGCGCGGGGAGCCACGGCACCATGGTGGCACACCGGTGCGCGGCGCGGCGCCGCGCGTCCACCAGGTGTGACTGCGCAGGTCCGCGCGGGGTCGCGCGGTGGCGATCAGTCCTGGGGAGCGGCTCGTCGGCGACGCGTGCTGCGCCGGTCGGCCAGCACCGCCAGGCCACCGCCGACGAACGCGCCGACGACACCGGCCGCCAGGGCCAGCACCCACCGCACGCCGTTCTGCCCCGCCAGGAAGGGCAGCACGCCGCCGTCGCCGGACGTCACGCGGCCGTCTCCGCCGCTGACGACCGCCACGACCAGCCCGACGACCACGCCGACGAGGGCGCCCGCGACGATGAACGCCCCGTACCGCGGTGCGCGTCGCACCGTCGCCGGGACCGCGACGCGCGCGAGCTCGGCCTCGTCGGGCGTCGCGGCGGTGGCGTCGTCGGGGCGGGCGTCGTCCGCGGGGCGGGGGTCGTCGGGCACCTGACGATCCTAGGTCAGCGGGCCCTCGCGGCCTGCAGCGGCAGGACGTGCGACAGGTCGGCACGCTCACCGGACGCGTGCACGCGACCGGTCGCGACCGCGGCGTCCCACGTCACGTCACCGGCCGCGAGCGCGAGCCACGTGGCGGGGTCCGTCTCGACGACGTTGGGCGGGGTGCCGCGCGTGTGCCGGGGGCCCTCGACGGCCTGCACCGCGCCGTCGGGCGGCACCCGCACCTCGACGGCGTTCCCGCGGGCGACGTCCGCGAGCTCCTCGAGCGTGAACCGGACGGCGGTGCGCCGCACGGCCGTCGGAGCGCCCTCGGGGTCGGCACGCCACGCCCGCAGCGCAGCGCGCCCGTCGGCTGGATCGGTTCGACGACGAGGTGGCACACGACCATCCTCCCCCACGGGGGCCCGCCCGCCTCCTCAGCCGTCCTCGCGCAACCAGGCGAGCACCGCGCGCACCCGGCGGTGGTCGTCGGCCCCGACAGGCAGGTCGAGCTTGGTGAAGATGCTGCTGATGTGCTTGGCGACGGCCTTCTCGCTGACGACCAGGGCAGCGGCGACGGCCGCGTTGGAGCGGCCCTCGGCCATGAGCCCGAGCGTCTCCCGCTCCCGGGCGGTCAGGCGCGACAGCGGGGAGGCGCGGCGCCGCGCCATGATGGCGGCGACCACCTCGGGGTCGAGCACCGTGCCGCCCGCCGCCACGCGACGCACGGCGTCGACGAACTCCGCCGGGTCGGCCACGCGCTCCTTGAGCAGGTAGCCGATCGCGCCCTCGCCACTCGCCAGGAGCTCACGCGCGTACAGGTGCTCGACGTACTGGCTCAGCACCATGACGGGCAGCCCCGGACGGCGGGCCCGGGCGGCGATCGCGGCGCGCAGCCCCTCGTCGGTGAAGCCGGGCGGCAGCCGGACGTCGACGACGGCGACGTCGATCGTCGGGTCGGTGAGCGCCGCCTCGAGAGCGGGGGCGTCCTCCACCGCCGCGACCACGTCGCACCCGTGGGCCGTCAGGAGTCGGACCAGCCCGTCCCTCAGGAGGGCGAGGTCTTCGGCGAGGACCACGCGCACGGCACCTCCAGGGTGATCAGGGTCGGACCGCCCGGAGGGCTGTCGACCACCATGGTGCCGTCGAAGGCCGACAGCCGGGCTCCCACGCCGCGCAACCCGGACCCGCGGGCCGGGTCCGCACCGCCGACCCCGTCGTCGCCGACGTCGACCCGCAGGGACGACGCTCCCGCGTCCAGACGGACCCACACGCGCGCGGCGGACGCGTGCTTCACGACGTTCGCGAGCGACTCGGCGACCGCGAAGTACACGGCCGACTCGATCGGGGCGGGCGGGCGGCCCGGCAGCCGGTCCCCGACGGCCACCGGAACCGCGAGGTCGAGGGCGAGCGCCTCGACCGCACCCGACAGGCCTCGGTCGGCCAGGACCGGCGGGTGGATCCCCTGCACGAGCTCGCGCAGGTCGCGCAGCGCCGCGCCCGTCGTGCTCCGGGCCTCGTCGAGCAGCTCGCGCGCCGCCGCGGGGTCGCTCTCGACGAGCTCGGCGACCATGCCGAGCGTCAGGCCCAGGGAGACGAGCCGCGCCTGGGCGCCGTCGTGTAGGTCGCGCTCGATGCGCCGCAGCTCCGCAGCCGCGTGGTCGACGGTCTGCGACCGGGACGCCGCCAGGTCCTGCACGCGCTGCTCGAGGCGCGCCTGCCGCCCGGGGGCCAGCAGCGCGGCGTCGGCGGCGGCCCGCAGGCGGCCCAGCGCGTCACCGTGGCGCCACCACGCCCAGCCGCCGAGCAGTCCCGCGACCGCCAGCACGGCCGCCCACCCCCAGGGCAGGCCCGCGGCGAGCGGCAGCACCACGGCCAGGACGAGGGCGCCGACGGCCGCCGGGGCGAGCAGCACCACGCACGCGCTGAGCAGCGCGCCGCCCGTGGCCGCGAACGCCAACCACCCCAGCAGCCGCCACGCGTCGACGTCCTGCAGCCGCTGCCACCCCCGGCGGAACGGCTCGGCCCCGGTCAGGGCCCGCGCCTCCCCCGCACCGAGCGGGCGGCCCAGGGCCTCCTCGGTCATCCGCCGCGCGTCCTCCTCGACCTGCCCGAGCCGGCCCGGCCCCGACGCGTCGGGCGGGCGGAGCGCCACGAGCGGCACGGCACGCCCCAGCGCCGCCTCCGCGCGGCGCCGGTGCACGCGCGCCATCCGCTCGACCCCGGGGAGGACGGCCGCCACCACCGGCAGGCCGGCGCCCACGACGACGAGGGCGAGCCCGACGAGCGCGGCGACCGTGAGCAGCGCGCAGGGCACCCAGAGCACGACCAGCACGAGCGATCTGCCGGTGGCCGCCCAGGGTGCTCGTCTCGTCATGGCCCCCATCCTGGCGGCCGCGTCCG
This window harbors:
- a CDS encoding sensor histidine kinase — protein: MTRRAPWAATGRSLVLVVLWVPCALLTVAALVGLALVVVGAGLPVVAAVLPGVERMARVHRRRAEAALGRAVPLVALRPPDASGPGRLGQVEEDARRMTEEALGRPLGAGEARALTGAEPFRRGWQRLQDVDAWRLLGWLAFAATGGALLSACVVLLAPAAVGALVLAVVLPLAAGLPWGWAAVLAVAGLLGGWAWWRHGDALGRLRAAADAALLAPGRQARLEQRVQDLAASRSQTVDHAAAELRRIERDLHDGAQARLVSLGLTLGMVAELVESDPAAARELLDEARSTTGAALRDLRELVQGIHPPVLADRGLSGAVEALALDLAVPVAVGDRLPGRPPAPIESAVYFAVAESLANVVKHASAARVWVRLDAGASSLRVDVGDDGVGGADPARGSGLRGVGARLSAFDGTMVVDSPPGGPTLITLEVPCAWSSPKTSPS
- a CDS encoding histidine kinase, encoding MPDDPRPADDARPDDATAATPDEAELARVAVPATVRRAPRYGAFIVAGALVGVVVGLVVAVVSGGDGRVTSGDGGVLPFLAGQNGVRWVLALAAGVVGAFVGGGLAVLADRRSTRRRRAAPQD
- a CDS encoding LuxR C-terminal-related transcriptional regulator codes for the protein MVLAEDLALLRDGLVRLLTAHGCDVVAAVEDAPALEAALTDPTIDVAVVDVRLPPGFTDEGLRAAIAARARRPGLPVMVLSQYVEHLYARELLASGEGAIGYLLKERVADPAEFVDAVRRVAAGGTVLDPEVVAAIMARRRASPLSRLTARERETLGLMAEGRSNAAVAAALVVSEKAVAKHISSIFTKLDLPVGADDHRRVRAVLAWLREDG
- the purF gene encoding amidophosphoribosyltransferase, translating into MAPRADGRLNHDLLPGEKGPQDACGVFGVWAPGEEVAKLTYFGLYALQHRGQESAGIATSNGSQLLVYKDMGLVSQVFDETALSALQGHIAIGHTRYSTTGGSTWENAQPTLGPTAAGTVALGHNGNLTNSAELVDLVAERYGSQRRGELARGNTTDTALITALLAGDPDHTLEATALEVLPRLRGAFCLVFMDERTLYAARDPQGVRPLVLGRLERGWVVASETSALDIVGASYVREVEPGEFIAIDSDGLRSTRFAPIDRAGCVFEYVYLARPDTTINGRSVHAARVEMGRRLAVEHPVEADLVIPVPESGTPAAVGYAAKSGIPFGQGLTKNAYVGRTFIQPSQTLRQLGIRLKLNPLKDVIRGKRLVVVDDTIVRGNTQRALVRMLRESGAAEVHIRITAPPVKWPCFYGIDFASRAELIANGLGVEEIARSLGADSLGYLSEEGMITATEQPASQLCTACFSGRYPIELPPSEQLGKHLLEQNELPLGQPEDGLLSIVPATGGASALERP
- a CDS encoding sterol carrier family protein, translated to MPPRRRTDPADGRAALRAWRADPEGAPTAVRRTAVRFTLEELADVARGNAVEVRVPPDGAVQAVEGPRHTRGTPPNVVETDPATWLALAAGDVTWDAAVATGRVHASGERADLSHVLPLQAARAR